One region of Flavobacterium sp. KACC 22763 genomic DNA includes:
- a CDS encoding Crp/Fnr family transcriptional regulator produces MKSTYSLLQKQILAIASFSENEIEAITSCFKYEKFNAKESLSSMGKISNKIFFIVEGLARVYYLKDGKEITTYLSCDEGFIASYSSFINQSVSFENIQCIEDCEVLSITFEKMQFLYNEIPNWERVGRILAEQNYLCMADRVLKLQMIPAKEKYQTFLASAPAKIIQRTPLIYIASFLGITPESLSRIRQDIS; encoded by the coding sequence ATGAAATCAACATATTCTTTATTACAAAAACAAATCTTAGCAATTGCCTCTTTTTCTGAAAATGAAATAGAGGCAATTACTTCTTGTTTTAAATATGAAAAGTTCAATGCCAAAGAATCCCTTTCGTCAATGGGAAAAATCAGCAATAAGATTTTCTTTATTGTTGAAGGTTTAGCAAGAGTTTATTATCTCAAAGACGGAAAAGAAATTACCACTTATTTAAGCTGTGATGAAGGTTTTATTGCTTCGTATTCCAGTTTTATAAATCAATCTGTTTCTTTTGAAAATATTCAATGCATTGAAGATTGCGAAGTCCTTTCGATTACTTTCGAAAAAATGCAGTTTTTGTATAACGAAATCCCAAATTGGGAACGTGTCGGAAGAATTTTAGCAGAACAGAATTACCTCTGCATGGCAGACAGAGTTTTAAAATTACAAATGATTCCAGCCAAAGAAAAATATCAAACTTTTTTAGCATCGGCTCCAGCCAAAATAATTCAGCGAACACCTTTAATTTATATCGCTTCTTTTCTCGGCATTACGCCCGAATCATTGAGCAGAATCCGTCAAGATATTTCTTAA
- a CDS encoding MBL fold metallo-hydrolase — protein sequence MKNIAKDVYQIPLFPRNAINCYVIENVLVDAGIRSSANTILKALKDKSIIKHALTHAHADHQGSSKTICETLNIPLLCSEPEKEFAENGNVITEYPNPNHIISKFQKNFWAGKGHPVSQTLKEGDQIGGFTVIETSGHSRGHISFFREKDGVLIVGDVLTNMNLLTTKVGLHEPPHLFTTDKETNRKSILKLASLKPKILCFGHGPILYNNDELEKFVQKIDLFY from the coding sequence ATGAAGAATATTGCCAAAGACGTTTACCAGATTCCTTTGTTTCCAAGAAATGCCATTAATTGTTATGTAATTGAAAATGTTTTGGTTGATGCTGGAATTCGTAGTTCTGCAAATACAATTTTAAAAGCCTTAAAAGACAAATCAATAATAAAACATGCGCTAACTCACGCACATGCCGATCATCAAGGAAGCAGCAAAACAATCTGCGAAACTTTGAACATTCCACTTTTATGCAGTGAACCTGAAAAAGAATTTGCTGAAAACGGAAATGTAATCACAGAATACCCAAACCCAAATCATATAATTTCGAAATTTCAGAAAAATTTTTGGGCAGGAAAAGGACATCCCGTCTCTCAAACCTTAAAAGAAGGAGATCAAATTGGCGGATTTACGGTTATTGAAACCTCAGGGCATTCACGAGGTCATATCTCATTTTTTAGAGAAAAAGATGGCGTTTTAATTGTGGGGGATGTTCTGACCAATATGAATTTATTAACAACAAAAGTTGGGTTGCATGAACCTCCACATTTATTTACCACTGATAAAGAAACCAATAGAAAATCCATTCTAAAATTAGCTTCTTTAAAACCAAAGATTTTGTGTTTTGGTCATGGACCTATTTTGTACAATAATGATGAATTAGAAAAATTTGTTCAAAAAATTGATTTGTTTTATTAA
- a CDS encoding YncE family protein gives MKKIILSLIILSTIVGCSNNDSNEKNKEANYSVPDTLNFTIFNNKLVLNIENQGETALNYTITSSKNYVALSKKEGAVTSLNHDEITVTVDKQNLPNGKSYSKLYLNINNKKDSIVVSVTNFVEQKVTLNSDVVDAEFSKVTNQLVYVSASPSAVNILSANTGSIESITLPYAPTCVSISPDGKTAVTGHDRYISYINLINKTIIKTSPVSCYANDIVLGNNKWAYVFPAKGQSTFIRSINLSLTNDNEYEHIGERIYEGNKARLHPSGKYIYGAENNLSPMDIEKYDIQNGNAEYSYDSPYHGDYIMNGNLWFSEDGNRIFTRGKTVFKTSELRSQDMLYNGTITTETNPYTPIQWLDHSSVKNNLYLLLVADDNWNQKKLPNIYVYNDSNLSFKSKIPLEQFLVSKSESNKVFYDAEPYFVFSNSAGNNLFVIVKATGAGLAKEWAIEKINIE, from the coding sequence ATGAAAAAAATTATTTTATCATTAATAATATTGTCAACCATTGTTGGATGTTCTAATAATGATTCAAACGAAAAAAACAAAGAAGCAAATTATTCAGTACCAGACACATTAAATTTTACTATTTTCAATAACAAACTTGTCCTTAATATTGAAAATCAAGGAGAAACAGCTTTAAATTATACCATAACAAGTTCAAAAAACTATGTTGCGCTTTCTAAAAAAGAAGGAGCTGTAACTTCACTAAATCATGATGAAATTACGGTTACTGTTGATAAACAAAACTTACCAAATGGCAAATCATATTCAAAATTATATCTAAATATCAATAATAAAAAAGATTCTATAGTTGTAAGTGTAACCAATTTTGTAGAGCAGAAAGTAACTTTAAATTCTGATGTTGTTGATGCAGAATTTTCTAAAGTTACCAATCAGCTTGTATATGTCTCCGCAAGTCCTTCTGCTGTAAATATTTTATCAGCAAATACAGGTTCAATTGAAAGTATAACTTTACCATATGCCCCAACATGTGTCTCAATATCTCCTGATGGAAAAACCGCAGTAACCGGACATGATCGATATATTTCTTATATCAATCTAATCAACAAAACTATTATAAAAACATCTCCAGTATCTTGTTACGCAAATGATATTGTACTTGGAAACAATAAATGGGCATATGTTTTCCCTGCCAAAGGTCAATCGACCTTTATAAGATCCATAAATTTAAGTTTGACAAACGATAATGAATACGAACACATTGGTGAAAGAATTTACGAAGGAAATAAAGCGCGATTACACCCTTCAGGTAAATATATTTATGGAGCAGAAAATAACTTATCACCAATGGATATAGAGAAATATGACATTCAAAATGGAAATGCAGAATACAGCTACGATTCTCCCTATCATGGAGATTATATTATGAACGGAAACCTATGGTTTTCTGAAGATGGAAATAGAATATTTACGAGAGGAAAAACCGTTTTTAAAACTTCTGAACTTAGAAGTCAGGATATGTTATACAACGGCACAATCACTACTGAAACGAACCCATACACACCTATTCAATGGTTAGATCATTCATCAGTAAAAAACAATCTCTATCTATTACTTGTAGCTGATGATAATTGGAATCAAAAGAAACTTCCTAATATTTATGTTTATAATGACTCCAATCTTAGCTTTAAAAGCAAGATTCCGCTAGAGCAGTTTCTTGTATCAAAAAGTGAATCGAATAAAGTATTTTACGATGCAGAACCCTATTTTGTATTTAGTAATTCTGCTGGAAATAATTTATTTGTAATTGTAAAAGCAACCGGGGCAGGTTTAGCCAAAGAATGGGCAATTGAAAAAATAAATATAGAATAA